From one Misgurnus anguillicaudatus chromosome 2, ASM2758022v2, whole genome shotgun sequence genomic stretch:
- the LOC129443193 gene encoding putative C-type lectin domain family 20 member A, which translates to MKIVVFALFLSAHCELTVALQRNHFFINEAKTWSDAQKYCRDNYDDLSSVGSQEEYTKINTTLYSWIGLKKTSTNTWQWSDGSDSIFYMWANGQPSNSGNDNLCAVVRNGELYDFHCSLSYPFFCYKWEPELILVQEKMSWEDAFEHCRSHYTDLASLPTYSHLIQVNQSISSPETPSVWTGLRFLAGSWFWLTGEDLGNLVDLPACPVNYSYCGSLHLETQRWENRGCMEKLNFVCY; encoded by the coding sequence ATGAAGATTGTCGTGTTTGCTCTTTTTCTGTCAGCTCACTGTGAGCTGACTGTAGCTTTGCAAAGAAACCACTTCTTTATAAACGAAGCCAAGACATGGAGCGATGCTCAGAAATATTGTAGAGACAACTATGATGATCTGTCAAGTGTAGGCAGTCAGGAGGAATATACAAAGATAAACACCACACTGTACTCGTGGATTGGTCTGAAGAAAACCTCTACAAACACATGGCAGTGGAGTGATGGAAGTGATAGCATTTTTTACATGTGGGCAAATGGTCAACCAAGCAATTCAGGCAATGACAACCTTTGTGCTGTAGTTCGAAATGGTGAGTTGTATGACTTTCACTGTTCTTTATCGTACCCTTTCTTCTGCTACAAGTGGGAGCCTGAACTGATCCTGGTGCAAGAGAAGATGAGTTGGGAGGATGCGTTTGAACACTGCAGGAGTCACTACACTGATCTGGCCAGTCTGCCTACATATTCACATCTCATCCAAGTCAACCAAAGCATCTCAAGCCCTGAAACCCCCAGCGTGTGGACCGGTCTGAGGTTTCTGGCAGGTTCTTGGTTCTGGTTGACCGGAGAGGATTTGGGAAACCTGGTTGATCTGCCAGCATGTCCTGTCAATTACTCTTACTGTGGATCTCTACACCTGGAAACTCAGCGATGGGAGAACAGAGGCTGTATGGAGAAACTTAACTTTGTGTGCTATTAG